AgtgtcttttctttctcaatataTACTCTTGAATCTTGATTTTACAATGTCAGTTGAGGCTATAGAACATGTGCTCAGTATAGACCAGGAATAGGAGTTTTCTCAAGCTTGTGTCATATCTTCTGCCCCTGAAAACAGACATACTGAAGCCTTCTGCTTCTGCATCTTACAAGTTCTTATGTAAGAGTTATAGGTACCCTGTTGAACTGCATGCTTAAGCACACTATACAAAGGTTATACACTAACCATTAGCAAATGCAATTTTAGACTGTTGATTAATTGCATCCTTCTATTATGCAGCAGGCAGATATCCCTGCAGTGAGCAACAAATTCATGGCCACAATTGTGGCTCTAGCACAACAACAACCATGACACAAACCAACACTATATTGTTTATTATGTGCTGCCACTGTCCAAAAATCTTATAGTAAGCTTCAAACTTTCTGCCACAAATCTTTCTAGCATTTTCTAGAACTTCAACTACTACTGTGTATATCTAAACTAACAAATGCTTCAAAACTGTCAGGGAAACCCACACATTTcaccattaaaataatacaaaacctGATGTTCTGGCTCTGCAGGATAAAATGTTCCAAGCTGTTGAATTTGAGTAACCACAACACTGCTCCTCAACTTCAActgctctctttctttgctaACACCAGCCAATCTACGCTCTTCAGTTCCATTAGTGAAAATAACAGACCTGCACGTTTATGTTCACAACAATTAACCAGTAAAACAGTACTAATCACATTAAACAAGAAAATGCTAGAGATAATCATGACCTTTTACCTATATTGATTACCCACATCAGGACCTTGCCCAAACACTTGCCTTGAATCATGACTAGCCCAAAATACCTCCAAGAGTTGACTGTAACTAATCACCTTCGGGTCATACTCTACCTATGTAACACATTAACAAAAACCCACATCAAACAAATCGAGAAAACACAAAATTTCTTACACAGACTTGTTCCGTGCAAACCAAACTAATCACATTCGGACCTATTATGCTATCCAATCATAACAATGCGGTCCACAACACCAACCAACTAAATGCTTTATTTTACACAGAATGACTGTATATAACAATTTTTCACTtcacataaaattaatcaaattataacaaacaaacaaaatacatagTTCCAAATAGCCCAATAAAGAGATTCGCGAAAAAACATAGTCAAATTGCATTGTTCTACAGAGACCGAGTCTAAAATCTATATaagcatttttcaaaaaattgtaCTCCAcagaatcaaatcaaattcaaaaaaaaacccacgATTCTATTTGCCCAAATGAAAACATTTCAACAAGAAATTCTCTCATTATCAATATATACATATCAACACATAACAAAACTGCATTAGTCTACACAGGCTGAGTTAATAAAGCAttgttttcaaaagaaattgactgacaaaaaaataaatacaatcaaAAGCAGATTTCCAACGTTTTTTTAAAGAGACCTGTACGGACTCTGCATGATCACCTAAGCTTCTGTATACGGGGTTCAATTTGGATCCGCCACAATAACCAACAGTGGTCCGTACAACACCATTCAAGCAACCAAACACGGCTTCAGATCTCCAAAAACAACCGAGGGCGAAAACTGCTGTTTTTAATGGGTAATCGGGTGGCGGGTTTCTAATGGCGGTGGAAACATGATCCGGTATTCGAATGGACATCGATTTATAGGGCAGTGAAATTGTTAGTAATAGAAGGGTTAGGAGATGGAGAAGGGTGGCACTATTGCTCTCTGCGCAAGCCATTTTTGGCGGTTTGTCTCAGGTGGAATTGGAAAGATGGTGTTTTTCGGGTCGGTCAAGACGGGTTATACCTCCGAGTTCTTGAACTTCTGGTTTTGGATGCGTGCACCCTTGTTTTTTGTTAGCAGACCATGTGGGCTCGATTGAATGTTTGGGCTTATTGTGGAGCCCATtacataatcaattaaaaaaactaaaaagtttgGGGATTGACAATGCATAATGTATCCTCTCATACGCGTGTAGATGTAttgcttattttgtttatttatttatttattcttattagACAAAATTATAAGTTAATTTGTTAGAGAAGGATGAGATCGAAAAACgagagatcaaaataaaaaaaacacgtggagaataaatatttttgtaaagcttgggcaaaatatttattgtaatcataaatattttttgactgCAAAAATTAACACACTTAAAGAGAATAACATTAATCTTACattataatcatatttatttataatgaagTAGAAAGTCAAGTTTATGCCAATAATTATCATTGtttctatcttattttttttagtaattatataaaacaatcaTAAACAAATCTTGACATGGTGTCTCGtgtttagataaaaatttataacttgatAGCCCATGTTatcaatttgagaaaaaaaaattaaaaattaccaaGCTAATCAAAAGGTAAGGTTGTTGTTGTATATTTAGTCTTttactcaaataaatataaacactAATTAATGGTgtggaaaattataaaaagaagcaCATTAAAGAGCGGGAATAATGATAAAAGCGGAGGTAGCATCATTCTATAGTTTTAGTCAgcagaaagattaaaaaaggaTTCCTTTACTGCTAAGAGGGGGGAAATAGCTTAGGCATGACTCTTTTTTCTATGTTGCAGGAGCAACAAGAAGCTACGATCCCATCCACAAACATATTTGGAGATTAATTACACGGTGACCCAGTTCTTATCGATTCAAGATTTTAGAAGGATTGTTGCCTGTTAAACGTCTAGGCGTTCCTTCGGTTACGGCCAAACTTTCTGCAGAATTTCAAGCCTTCAAGCAGAATATTGATGCTAGAATTCATCAACATGCCCATGTTTGCACAAGTCATTTAACAAAATCGTGCAAGtaaacaaatttgaaagaaagGCATGAGAAAACATATGCTCGAAAGGACcttaaaaccaaaaaaggaagaagaggccTTCTCTTTTTCCTGCCTTCGTTCAAAGAACTTCTCTACACCAGGTATGGCTGTGTTAGGGGTTGAAGACCATCGTTACAGGGTTAGAGTTACCATGCCACCTCCACCGCCACCAACAGATTTCGTTACTATACAGTTTTCCCTCGCAAAGGAAACAATGTCACAGGACAATTGCCACCATCGAACATTTACCCCATCGAGATTGAACATGCACAGACctcaagaaaatattgtaaacAACCTGCTTGAGTTGCAGAGTAAAACTCTAGCCATATAGATGAGATACTACAGATTTGGAATGCATTCCCGCAAGGCAGAGAGAATTGAAAATCCAACTAGAGCACGAATTCAGAATATCTATTATCTTAAAAAAGTACAAAACAAAAGACGTCGGATACTTGAATATCCAAACAAAACTTTTGTTAGAAACATCCCAGGAAGCGCTGAAATAATCTAACAGGCAGTGACAATAACCAAAAACAATGACGCAAATGAAAATCATTAAACCTTGTCAGCCTTGGCGGCAGAGGCAGCAGCCTGTCCTCTAAGACGACCAGTTCTCCTGGCAGCAATGAGACCAACCTTTTGACCAGGAGGAGCATCACGCCTGACTGTGCTAGCATGACCGATATGTTGATGGTTACCACCACCATGAGGATGCT
This Populus alba chromosome 7, ASM523922v2, whole genome shotgun sequence DNA region includes the following protein-coding sequences:
- the LOC118063145 gene encoding peptide methionine sulfoxide reductase A5, which gives rise to MACAESNSATLLHLLTLLLLTISLPYKSMSIRIPDHVSTAIRNPPPDYPLKTAVFALGCFWRSEAVFGCLNGVVRTTVGYCGGSKLNPVYRSLGDHAESVQVEYDPKVISYSQLLEVFWASHDSRQVFGQGPDVGNQYRSVIFTNGTEERRLAGVSKEREQLKLRSSVVVTQIQQLGTFYPAEPEHQKFELKQNPFLRQLMGNLPEADLENSSLAAKLNGYAAELCPPRMQKQINAKINDILRKGWPVLREV